The Spirochaetaceae bacterium genome includes the window ACAGTGCTAACTGGCGAAAATCAGTGCTCCGGCGGGGGTTTCTGACTTTGATGCAAAGTGTGGAGCCCACGAACGAGTATAACGAAGGCTAATCCGGTCACTGAGGTCGCCGGGAAGAGAATGTGATCGAAATTCGTCGGCCAACTTGGAATATCGCGGCTATGCCTGCACCACAACTGAAGAATCACCGCCGGTTCGCAGACCGCTCAGAGCAGCCATGGCTCACCTATCACGTGGGCCTGCTTGCGGCCGACGCGGAGTCGCGCCTCTCCGATCCGACCGGGGAATCGGTACACCATGACCGAGTCGCGATCGCGGTCTATGACATCCTCGACCTCGCCGATCATGCGCGCCAGACGCTCCGGGGAAAGACGGCACTCGAACACCGAAAACTGTACGCGCTGGCCGTACCTCTCGCAGACCTGTGCAACCTTGCGCAGCCGAGCCGCTCCAATCCCGGCGGTATCCGCGATGTCGTAGGAGACCAGGACGTCCACGGCTACGGTGTCACGAATGGCGGATATGCCGGCAGATCGCCCCG containing:
- the cas2 gene encoding CRISPR-associated endonuclease Cas2; this translates as MDVLVSYDIADTAGIGAARLRKVAQVCERYGQRVQFSVFECRLSPERLARMIGEVEDVIDRDRDSVMVYRFPGRIGEARLRVGRKQAHVIGEPWLL